The following proteins are co-located in the Pirellulales bacterium genome:
- a CDS encoding PPC domain-containing DNA-binding protein — protein LKSNNTGDMLMKSKLLWESDGQRIFAVVFDPQDEVAAGLQAFARESHATSASFTAIGALSDVTLGYFEMERKDYKRIQISEQVEVLSLVGNIALHSDKPKIHAHLVVGKRDGTAHGGHLLEAHVRPTLEVIVTETPQHLQRRHDEETGLALIRIGSMR, from the coding sequence CTCAAGAGTAACAATACGGGAGATATGCTTATGAAATCGAAGCTGCTCTGGGAATCTGACGGCCAGCGGATTTTTGCGGTGGTATTTGATCCACAGGATGAAGTTGCCGCCGGCCTGCAGGCGTTTGCTCGAGAATCACACGCCACCAGCGCTAGTTTTACGGCGATCGGCGCATTGAGCGACGTCACGCTAGGATATTTTGAAATGGAGCGAAAAGACTACAAGCGGATTCAGATTTCCGAGCAAGTCGAAGTACTTTCGCTCGTTGGCAACATCGCGCTACATAGCGATAAGCCAAAAATTCATGCGCATCTTGTTGTCGGCAAACGCGATGGCACGGCCCACGGCGGTCACCTTTTGGAAGCCCATGTGCGTCCTACCCTAGAGGTCATCGTGACAGAAACTCCCCAACATTTGCAGCGCAGACACGATGAAGAAACGGGCTTGGCACTCATCCGAATCGGCAGTATGCGCTAA